The following are encoded in a window of Bacteroidales bacterium genomic DNA:
- the maf gene encoding septum formation protein Maf gives MLNDILKGKRLILASKSPRRQQLLRELGVDFEVRANGDDEELYPNDLSMTEIPVYLAQHKAKSLLGNLIENEILITSDTIVWCKGQVIGKPNDEQDAFKILSLLSGNKHIVVTGVCISSVKKSKCFYTTTDVYFKKLTNEEIWYYINNFKPFDKAGAYGIQEWIGFVGVERIDGSYFNVMGLPIQQLYTELQDFINKSNINN, from the coding sequence ATGCTTAATGATATTCTAAAAGGGAAGCGACTAATCCTTGCCTCTAAGTCGCCACGTCGTCAACAACTACTTCGTGAGTTGGGTGTTGATTTTGAAGTAAGGGCAAATGGGGATGATGAAGAGCTCTATCCTAATGACTTGTCAATGACTGAAATTCCTGTTTACCTCGCCCAACACAAAGCCAAATCATTGCTTGGTAATCTTATTGAAAATGAAATTCTTATTACCTCAGATACTATTGTTTGGTGCAAAGGTCAAGTTATTGGTAAACCAAACGATGAGCAAGATGCTTTTAAAATACTATCATTACTCTCTGGAAATAAACATATTGTGGTTACTGGTGTATGTATATCGTCTGTAAAAAAATCCAAATGCTTTTACACCACTACTGATGTATATTTTAAAAAACTAACAAACGAAGAAATTTGGTATTATATCAACAACTTTAAGCCTTTTGATAAAGCAGGTGCTTACGGTATTCAGGAATGGATTGGATTTGTTGGAGTTGAACGAATTGATGGCTCGTACTTTAACGTAATGGGACTTCCTATACAGCAACTCTACACTGAACTTCAAGACTTTATAAACAAATCAAACATTAATAACTAA